The following coding sequences lie in one Cucurbita pepo subsp. pepo cultivar mu-cu-16 chromosome LG13, ASM280686v2, whole genome shotgun sequence genomic window:
- the LOC111809228 gene encoding DEAD-box ATP-dependent RNA helicase FANCM isoform X3: MLSLRRKHRKSKNRFKIAPLLKTRFVLLTLIRRQLRLGYIQLMFLFGIISWLLPRQHYFQIRWWHCLQDLERLSLLQLLCITTSDGFLREWTIDMTGLINPTKRACFWKSKRVFFVTPQVLEKDIQSGTCLVKYLVCLVIDEAHRALGNYSYCVAIRELMMVPVPLRILALTATPGSKKQGIQQIIDNLHISNLQYRDESDHDVSPYVHDRKIELIQVAMGEDAVEINNKLLEAIRPFVAKLCSMGVLQDRDYRTLSPCDLLNSRDKFRQAPPPVHPHIKYQDVEGYFGVLITLYHIRKLLSSHGIRPASEMLEEKLQRGSFARFMSKNDHICKVRLIMEKSLIHGAPSPKLSKMMEVLVDHFKTKDPKDSRVIIFSNFRGSVRDIMGALAKIEDIVRATEFIGQSSGKSLKGQSQKVQQAVLEKFRAGGYNVIVATCIGEEGLDIMEVDLVICFDANISPIRMIQRMGRTGRKHDGRVVVLACEGSELKGYMRKQTTSKSIKKHMQNGGINSFNFHASPRMIPHTIKPEVQFVKLSIKQFVRPGKKVKDEHAVQITSFKNKLTNTETELLLKYFHPCEDAWKPSLIAFPHFQTFPSRTHGVRHSSRTMILIDTMQHLQGLYFSRDSEAFSVQEKPCIRELFEASQIGKCYGGKRGSINEVSAPKTELEGPIVYPEVSAPPNPTENNCSSVYCSLKHPSNIGSGFVSVDAMGEDQISRFPVFSSKEILHSNSVDACSKILLSSPELGSWRVRTAQDLIVRSEAVDEPTTSQTKFLQNEVLPSPETDDATVLEDKAVNQIEKIHQSTVLKRTFFNEGDNTDEKPVVLEIEPQFPPADECSIVETQLSPRLTNLIESGFVPDSPIDECGYSRQRICESAISQFILPVQVDGEQLLKSSSPGINKRINCNEGSHAGNDVFLASGEDRPSVLEDNDSVGVKSHGFTSPVAEETQTPFAIIASSCDNEDWNLVSGEKSSSVQKPRKFKRLRKVGDVEKNENTESAEKTSVSPLANMVGTFSSSRHIKKKKRDGERRFEDNVRAYIEEEAEVSSDATISGDEEDDKIKSSFDSFIDDRVSASATSTQDETGGHDMMAIYRRSLLSQSPFGRLTSPLATRVIESETSPDKTLNVFQTTLTGNINQSHTMHSEHVKMKRSPEVVISTTGGCPSATEVESRNRNLTFCASESVPKLNLDRQFELVVAGRESISDVDDEFYEGLDLDAVEAQAKLLLEKKVELPQMMVTQPHKNLDLHTSPSFDLGI, encoded by the exons ATGCTAAGTCTCAGAAGAAAACACCGGAAGTCGAAGAACCGGTTCAAGATCGCGCCCTTGTTGAAGACTCGGTTTGTCTTGTTGACATTGATCAGGAGGCAGCTAAGACTTGGATATATCCAG TTAATGTTCCTCTTCGGGATTATCAGCTGGCTATTACCAAGACAGCACTATTTTCAAATACGTTGGTGGCATTGCCTACAGGACTTGGAAAGACTCTCATTGCTGCAGTTGTTATGTATAACTACTTCAGATGGTTTCCTGAGG GAATGGACCATTGACATGACAGGTCTGATAAATCCTACAAAAAGAGCATGTTTTtggaaaagtaaaagagtttTCTTTGTTACACCACAAGTGCTGGAGAAGGATATTCAATCTG GCACATGTTTGGTGAAATACTTGGTTTGCCTAGTGATTGATGAGGCCCATCGAGCACTTGGAAATTACTCTTATTGTGTTGCAATTCGTGAG TTAATGATGGTACCTGTGCCACTAAGAATACTAGCCTTAACTGCCACACCAGGAT CAAAGAAGCAGGGTATTCAGCAAATCATTGACAACTTACACATTTCAAACCTTCAATATCGTGATGAAAGTGATCATGATGTCAGTCCATATGTTCATGAcagaaaaatagaattgattCAA GTTGCAATGGGAGAAGATGCTGTTGAGATAAATAATAAGCTCTTGGAAGCTATACGTCCATTTGTGGCTAAACTTTGTTCAATGGGAGTTCTTCAGGACAGAGATTATAGAACG TTGAGCCCATGTGATTTACTGAACTCGAGGGATAAATTTCGTCAAGCACCCCCACCAGTCCATCCACACATTAAGTATCAAGATGTGGAGGGTTACTTTGGAGTACTCATTACACTATACCATATACGTAAGTTACTTTCAAGCCATGGAATAAGGCCAGCCTCAGAGATGCTAGAAGAGAAGCTGCAGCGAGg GTCTTTTGCAAGATTTATGAGCAAAAATGATCATATCTGCAAAGTGAGACTCATCATGGAGAAGAGCTTGATCCATGGTGCACCAAGTCCCAAATTGTCCAAAATGATGGAAGTATTGGTCGACCATTTTA AAACTAAGGATCCAAAAGATTCAAGGGTGATTATATTCTCAAATTTCAGGGGAAGTGTAAG GGACATTATGGGTGCACTAGCCAAAATTGAAGACATAGTAAGAGCTACTGAGTTTATTGGCCAAAGCTCAG GAAAATCTCTCAAAGGTCAATCGCAAAAGGTTCAACAGGCTGTTTTGGAG AAATTTCGTGCTGGCGGGTACAATGTCATTGTTGCCACATGCATTGGCGAAGAAGGCTTGGATATAATGGAAGTTGATCTTGTCATCTGTTTTGATGCAAACATTTCACCAATAAGAATGATTCAGCGGATGGGTCGAACTGGAAGGAAACATGATGGACGAGTGG TAGTTTTAGCATGTGAAGGTTCAGAATTGAAGGGCTACATGAGAAAGCAAACGACCAGCAAGTCTATAAAGAAACACATGCAAAATGGGGGAATAAATAGCTTCAACTTTCATGCTAGTCCTAGAATG ATTCCCCATACTATCAAACCAGAAGTCCAGTTTGTTAAGCTGTCAATCAAACAATTTGTTCGTCCTGGAAAGAAAGTGAAAGATGAACATGCTGTTCAGATAACATCATTTAAGAACAAGCTAACTAATACAGAGACTGAGTTACTTCTCAAGTATTTCCATCCTTGTGAAGACGCATGGAAGCCGTCCCTTATTGCCTTTCCTCACTTCCAGACATTTCCCTCGAGAACCCATGGAGTAAGGCATTCAAGTAGAACAATGATTCTAATTGACACAATGCAACACTTGCAAGGACTGTATTTTTCTAGGGATTCTGAAGCTTTCTCTGTTCAG GAGAAACCATGCATTAGAGAACTATTTGAAGCAAGTCAGATTGGAAAATGTTATGGCGGCAAAAGAG GTTCAATTAATGAAGTCAGCGCACCAAAAACTGAATTAGAAGGGCCAATAGTTTATCCTGAAGTCTCAGCACCTCCAAATCCTACAGAAAATAATTGTAGTTCTGTTTACTGTTCTCTGAAGCATCCTTCGAACATTGGCTCAGGTTTTGTATCTGTTGATGCTATGGGAGAGGACCAAATATCACGTTTCCCCGTGTTctcttcaaaagaaatattgCATTCCAATTCTGTTGATGCATGCAGTAAAATATTGTTGAGTTCTCCTGAGCTAGGTTCTTGGCGTGTAAGAACTGCTCAGGACTTGATCGTGCGGTCTGAAGCTGTCGATGAACCCACAACTTCTCAAACTAAATTCTTACAGAATGAGGTTCTGCCAAGCCCTGAAACTGATGATGCAACCGTCTTGGAAGACAAAGCAGTGAACCAGATTGAGAAAATTCATCAAAGCACTGTCTTGAAGAgaactttttttaatgaagGAGATAATACCGATGAAAAGCCTGTTGTTTTAGAAATTGAGCCACAATTCCCCCCGGCTGATGAATGCAGTATAGTTGAGACACAGCTTAGTCCCCGTCTCACTAATCTAATCGAAAGTGGTTTTGTTCCAGACTCACCAATTGATGAGTGTG GATACTCTAGACAAAGGATATGTGAATCCGCAATATCACAGTTTATCTTGCCTGTCCAAGTGGATGGTGAACAGCTTTTAAAATCCTCAAGTCCTGGgataaacaaaagaattaattGCAATGAGGGCTCCCATGCTGGAAATGACGTTTTTCTCGCTAGTGGTGAAGATCGACCTTCTGTACTCGAGGATAATGATAGCGTGGGTGTAAAATCACATGGCTTTACTTCTCCTGTGGCTGAAGAAACACAAACTCCCTTTGCCATTATTGCAAGCAGTTGTGATAATGAAGATTGGAATTTAGTTTCTGGAGAAAAGTCCAGCAGTGTACAGAAGCCCCGCAAATTCAAAAGACTGCGAAAGGTTGGAGACgtggagaaaaatgagaaCACCGAAAGCGCGGAGAAAACTTCAGTTTCTCCACTGGCAAATATGGTCGGAACTTTTTCTAGCTCCagacacataaaaaaaaagaaacgggatg GtgaaagaagatttgaggACAATGTTAGAGCATATATCGAGGAGGAAGCTGA GGTTTCCTCTGATGCTACCATATCTggggatgaagaagatgataagattAAGAGCTCGTTCGATAGTTTCATAGATGATAGGGTTAGTGCTAGTGCCACGAGTACTCAGGATGAAACAGGTGGACATGATATGATGGCAATTTACAG ACGTTCGTTGCTAAGTCAATCACCATTCGGGAGGCTGACTTCACCCCTCGCGACCAGAGTAATTGAAAGTGAAACTTCTCCTGACAAGACATTGAATGTTTTTCAGACAACTCTAACAGGAAATATCAATCAGTCTCATACAATGCATTCAGAACATGTCAAAATGAAGCGTAGCCCAGAAGTTGTAATTTCTACAACTGGTGGCTGCCCAAGCGCGACAGAAGTGGAAAGCAGGAATAGAAATTTGACATTTTGTGCATCGGAATCGGTTCCTAAACTTAATTTGGATAGACAATTTGAGTTGGTGGTGGCAGGAAGAGAATCAATAAGTGATGTGGATGATGAATTTTATGAAGGTCTTGATCTTGATGCAGTCGAGGCCCAGGCTAAATTGCTCCTTGAAAAGAAAGTTGAGCTGCCTCAGATGATGGTTACCCAGCCGCACAAGAATTTGGATCTCCACACTTCTCCATCTTTTGATCTTGGGATATGA
- the LOC111809228 gene encoding DEAD-box ATP-dependent RNA helicase FANCM isoform X5 — translation MMVPVPLRILALTATPGSKKQGIQQIIDNLHISNLQYRDESDHDVSPYVHDRKIELIQVAMGEDAVEINNKLLEAIRPFVAKLCSMGVLQDRDYRTLSPCDLLNSRDKFRQAPPPVHPHIKYQDVEGYFGVLITLYHIRKLLSSHGIRPASEMLEEKLQRGSFARFMSKNDHICKVRLIMEKSLIHGAPSPKLSKMMEVLVDHFKTKDPKDSRVIIFSNFRGSVRDIMGALAKIEDIVRATEFIGQSSGKSLKGQSQKVQQAVLEKFRAGGYNVIVATCIGEEGLDIMEVDLVICFDANISPIRMIQRMGRTGRKHDGRVVVLACEGSELKGYMRKQTTSKSIKKHMQNGGINSFNFHASPRMIPHTIKPEVQFVKLSIKQFVRPGKKVKDEHAVQITSFKNKLTNTETELLLKYFHPCEDAWKPSLIAFPHFQTFPSRTHGVRHSSRTMILIDTMQHLQGLYFSRDSEAFSVQEKPCIRELFEASQIGKCYGGKRGSINEVSAPKTELEGPIVYPEVSAPPNPTENNCSSVYCSLKHPSNIGSGFVSVDAMGEDQISRFPVFSSKEILHSNSVDACSKILLSSPELGSWRVRTAQDLIVRSEAVDEPTTSQTKFLQNEVLPSPETDDATVLEDKAVNQIEKIHQSTVLKRTFFNEGDNTDEKPVVLEIEPQFPPADECSIVETQLSPRLTNLIESGFVPDSPIDECGYSRQRICESAISQFILPVQVDGEQLLKSSSPGINKRINCNEGSHAGNDVFLASGEDRPSVLEDNDSVGVKSHGFTSPVAEETQTPFAIIASSCDNEDWNLVSGEKSSSVQKPRKFKRLRKVGDVEKNENTESAEKTSVSPLANMVGTFSSSRHIKKKKRDGERRFEDNVRAYIEEEAEVSSDATISGDEEDDKIKSSFDSFIDDRVSASATSTQDETGGHDMMAIYRRSLLSQSPFGRLTSPLATRVIESETSPDKTLNVFQTTLTGNINQSHTMHSEHVKMKRSPEVVISTTGGCPSATEVESRNRNLTFCASESVPKLNLDRQFELVVAGRESISDVDDEFYEGLDLDAVEAQAKLLLEKKVELPQMMVTQPHKNLDLHTSPSFDLGI, via the exons ATGATGGTACCTGTGCCACTAAGAATACTAGCCTTAACTGCCACACCAGGAT CAAAGAAGCAGGGTATTCAGCAAATCATTGACAACTTACACATTTCAAACCTTCAATATCGTGATGAAAGTGATCATGATGTCAGTCCATATGTTCATGAcagaaaaatagaattgattCAA GTTGCAATGGGAGAAGATGCTGTTGAGATAAATAATAAGCTCTTGGAAGCTATACGTCCATTTGTGGCTAAACTTTGTTCAATGGGAGTTCTTCAGGACAGAGATTATAGAACG TTGAGCCCATGTGATTTACTGAACTCGAGGGATAAATTTCGTCAAGCACCCCCACCAGTCCATCCACACATTAAGTATCAAGATGTGGAGGGTTACTTTGGAGTACTCATTACACTATACCATATACGTAAGTTACTTTCAAGCCATGGAATAAGGCCAGCCTCAGAGATGCTAGAAGAGAAGCTGCAGCGAGg GTCTTTTGCAAGATTTATGAGCAAAAATGATCATATCTGCAAAGTGAGACTCATCATGGAGAAGAGCTTGATCCATGGTGCACCAAGTCCCAAATTGTCCAAAATGATGGAAGTATTGGTCGACCATTTTA AAACTAAGGATCCAAAAGATTCAAGGGTGATTATATTCTCAAATTTCAGGGGAAGTGTAAG GGACATTATGGGTGCACTAGCCAAAATTGAAGACATAGTAAGAGCTACTGAGTTTATTGGCCAAAGCTCAG GAAAATCTCTCAAAGGTCAATCGCAAAAGGTTCAACAGGCTGTTTTGGAG AAATTTCGTGCTGGCGGGTACAATGTCATTGTTGCCACATGCATTGGCGAAGAAGGCTTGGATATAATGGAAGTTGATCTTGTCATCTGTTTTGATGCAAACATTTCACCAATAAGAATGATTCAGCGGATGGGTCGAACTGGAAGGAAACATGATGGACGAGTGG TAGTTTTAGCATGTGAAGGTTCAGAATTGAAGGGCTACATGAGAAAGCAAACGACCAGCAAGTCTATAAAGAAACACATGCAAAATGGGGGAATAAATAGCTTCAACTTTCATGCTAGTCCTAGAATG ATTCCCCATACTATCAAACCAGAAGTCCAGTTTGTTAAGCTGTCAATCAAACAATTTGTTCGTCCTGGAAAGAAAGTGAAAGATGAACATGCTGTTCAGATAACATCATTTAAGAACAAGCTAACTAATACAGAGACTGAGTTACTTCTCAAGTATTTCCATCCTTGTGAAGACGCATGGAAGCCGTCCCTTATTGCCTTTCCTCACTTCCAGACATTTCCCTCGAGAACCCATGGAGTAAGGCATTCAAGTAGAACAATGATTCTAATTGACACAATGCAACACTTGCAAGGACTGTATTTTTCTAGGGATTCTGAAGCTTTCTCTGTTCAG GAGAAACCATGCATTAGAGAACTATTTGAAGCAAGTCAGATTGGAAAATGTTATGGCGGCAAAAGAG GTTCAATTAATGAAGTCAGCGCACCAAAAACTGAATTAGAAGGGCCAATAGTTTATCCTGAAGTCTCAGCACCTCCAAATCCTACAGAAAATAATTGTAGTTCTGTTTACTGTTCTCTGAAGCATCCTTCGAACATTGGCTCAGGTTTTGTATCTGTTGATGCTATGGGAGAGGACCAAATATCACGTTTCCCCGTGTTctcttcaaaagaaatattgCATTCCAATTCTGTTGATGCATGCAGTAAAATATTGTTGAGTTCTCCTGAGCTAGGTTCTTGGCGTGTAAGAACTGCTCAGGACTTGATCGTGCGGTCTGAAGCTGTCGATGAACCCACAACTTCTCAAACTAAATTCTTACAGAATGAGGTTCTGCCAAGCCCTGAAACTGATGATGCAACCGTCTTGGAAGACAAAGCAGTGAACCAGATTGAGAAAATTCATCAAAGCACTGTCTTGAAGAgaactttttttaatgaagGAGATAATACCGATGAAAAGCCTGTTGTTTTAGAAATTGAGCCACAATTCCCCCCGGCTGATGAATGCAGTATAGTTGAGACACAGCTTAGTCCCCGTCTCACTAATCTAATCGAAAGTGGTTTTGTTCCAGACTCACCAATTGATGAGTGTG GATACTCTAGACAAAGGATATGTGAATCCGCAATATCACAGTTTATCTTGCCTGTCCAAGTGGATGGTGAACAGCTTTTAAAATCCTCAAGTCCTGGgataaacaaaagaattaattGCAATGAGGGCTCCCATGCTGGAAATGACGTTTTTCTCGCTAGTGGTGAAGATCGACCTTCTGTACTCGAGGATAATGATAGCGTGGGTGTAAAATCACATGGCTTTACTTCTCCTGTGGCTGAAGAAACACAAACTCCCTTTGCCATTATTGCAAGCAGTTGTGATAATGAAGATTGGAATTTAGTTTCTGGAGAAAAGTCCAGCAGTGTACAGAAGCCCCGCAAATTCAAAAGACTGCGAAAGGTTGGAGACgtggagaaaaatgagaaCACCGAAAGCGCGGAGAAAACTTCAGTTTCTCCACTGGCAAATATGGTCGGAACTTTTTCTAGCTCCagacacataaaaaaaaagaaacgggatg GtgaaagaagatttgaggACAATGTTAGAGCATATATCGAGGAGGAAGCTGA GGTTTCCTCTGATGCTACCATATCTggggatgaagaagatgataagattAAGAGCTCGTTCGATAGTTTCATAGATGATAGGGTTAGTGCTAGTGCCACGAGTACTCAGGATGAAACAGGTGGACATGATATGATGGCAATTTACAG ACGTTCGTTGCTAAGTCAATCACCATTCGGGAGGCTGACTTCACCCCTCGCGACCAGAGTAATTGAAAGTGAAACTTCTCCTGACAAGACATTGAATGTTTTTCAGACAACTCTAACAGGAAATATCAATCAGTCTCATACAATGCATTCAGAACATGTCAAAATGAAGCGTAGCCCAGAAGTTGTAATTTCTACAACTGGTGGCTGCCCAAGCGCGACAGAAGTGGAAAGCAGGAATAGAAATTTGACATTTTGTGCATCGGAATCGGTTCCTAAACTTAATTTGGATAGACAATTTGAGTTGGTGGTGGCAGGAAGAGAATCAATAAGTGATGTGGATGATGAATTTTATGAAGGTCTTGATCTTGATGCAGTCGAGGCCCAGGCTAAATTGCTCCTTGAAAAGAAAGTTGAGCTGCCTCAGATGATGGTTACCCAGCCGCACAAGAATTTGGATCTCCACACTTCTCCATCTTTTGATCTTGGGATATGA
- the LOC111809228 gene encoding DEAD-box ATP-dependent RNA helicase FANCM isoform X4, with the protein MTGLINPTKRACFWKSKRVFFVTPQVLEKDIQSGTCLVKYLVCLVIDEAHRALGNYSYCVAIRELMMVPVPLRILALTATPGSKKQGIQQIIDNLHISNLQYRDESDHDVSPYVHDRKIELIQVAMGEDAVEINNKLLEAIRPFVAKLCSMGVLQDRDYRTLSPCDLLNSRDKFRQAPPPVHPHIKYQDVEGYFGVLITLYHIRKLLSSHGIRPASEMLEEKLQRGSFARFMSKNDHICKVRLIMEKSLIHGAPSPKLSKMMEVLVDHFKTKDPKDSRVIIFSNFRGSVRDIMGALAKIEDIVRATEFIGQSSGKSLKGQSQKVQQAVLEKFRAGGYNVIVATCIGEEGLDIMEVDLVICFDANISPIRMIQRMGRTGRKHDGRVVVLACEGSELKGYMRKQTTSKSIKKHMQNGGINSFNFHASPRMIPHTIKPEVQFVKLSIKQFVRPGKKVKDEHAVQITSFKNKLTNTETELLLKYFHPCEDAWKPSLIAFPHFQTFPSRTHGVRHSSRTMILIDTMQHLQGLYFSRDSEAFSVQEKPCIRELFEASQIGKCYGGKRGSINEVSAPKTELEGPIVYPEVSAPPNPTENNCSSVYCSLKHPSNIGSGFVSVDAMGEDQISRFPVFSSKEILHSNSVDACSKILLSSPELGSWRVRTAQDLIVRSEAVDEPTTSQTKFLQNEVLPSPETDDATVLEDKAVNQIEKIHQSTVLKRTFFNEGDNTDEKPVVLEIEPQFPPADECSIVETQLSPRLTNLIESGFVPDSPIDECGYSRQRICESAISQFILPVQVDGEQLLKSSSPGINKRINCNEGSHAGNDVFLASGEDRPSVLEDNDSVGVKSHGFTSPVAEETQTPFAIIASSCDNEDWNLVSGEKSSSVQKPRKFKRLRKVGDVEKNENTESAEKTSVSPLANMVGTFSSSRHIKKKKRDGERRFEDNVRAYIEEEAEVSSDATISGDEEDDKIKSSFDSFIDDRVSASATSTQDETGGHDMMAIYRRSLLSQSPFGRLTSPLATRVIESETSPDKTLNVFQTTLTGNINQSHTMHSEHVKMKRSPEVVISTTGGCPSATEVESRNRNLTFCASESVPKLNLDRQFELVVAGRESISDVDDEFYEGLDLDAVEAQAKLLLEKKVELPQMMVTQPHKNLDLHTSPSFDLGI; encoded by the exons ATGACAGGTCTGATAAATCCTACAAAAAGAGCATGTTTTtggaaaagtaaaagagtttTCTTTGTTACACCACAAGTGCTGGAGAAGGATATTCAATCTG GCACATGTTTGGTGAAATACTTGGTTTGCCTAGTGATTGATGAGGCCCATCGAGCACTTGGAAATTACTCTTATTGTGTTGCAATTCGTGAG TTAATGATGGTACCTGTGCCACTAAGAATACTAGCCTTAACTGCCACACCAGGAT CAAAGAAGCAGGGTATTCAGCAAATCATTGACAACTTACACATTTCAAACCTTCAATATCGTGATGAAAGTGATCATGATGTCAGTCCATATGTTCATGAcagaaaaatagaattgattCAA GTTGCAATGGGAGAAGATGCTGTTGAGATAAATAATAAGCTCTTGGAAGCTATACGTCCATTTGTGGCTAAACTTTGTTCAATGGGAGTTCTTCAGGACAGAGATTATAGAACG TTGAGCCCATGTGATTTACTGAACTCGAGGGATAAATTTCGTCAAGCACCCCCACCAGTCCATCCACACATTAAGTATCAAGATGTGGAGGGTTACTTTGGAGTACTCATTACACTATACCATATACGTAAGTTACTTTCAAGCCATGGAATAAGGCCAGCCTCAGAGATGCTAGAAGAGAAGCTGCAGCGAGg GTCTTTTGCAAGATTTATGAGCAAAAATGATCATATCTGCAAAGTGAGACTCATCATGGAGAAGAGCTTGATCCATGGTGCACCAAGTCCCAAATTGTCCAAAATGATGGAAGTATTGGTCGACCATTTTA AAACTAAGGATCCAAAAGATTCAAGGGTGATTATATTCTCAAATTTCAGGGGAAGTGTAAG GGACATTATGGGTGCACTAGCCAAAATTGAAGACATAGTAAGAGCTACTGAGTTTATTGGCCAAAGCTCAG GAAAATCTCTCAAAGGTCAATCGCAAAAGGTTCAACAGGCTGTTTTGGAG AAATTTCGTGCTGGCGGGTACAATGTCATTGTTGCCACATGCATTGGCGAAGAAGGCTTGGATATAATGGAAGTTGATCTTGTCATCTGTTTTGATGCAAACATTTCACCAATAAGAATGATTCAGCGGATGGGTCGAACTGGAAGGAAACATGATGGACGAGTGG TAGTTTTAGCATGTGAAGGTTCAGAATTGAAGGGCTACATGAGAAAGCAAACGACCAGCAAGTCTATAAAGAAACACATGCAAAATGGGGGAATAAATAGCTTCAACTTTCATGCTAGTCCTAGAATG ATTCCCCATACTATCAAACCAGAAGTCCAGTTTGTTAAGCTGTCAATCAAACAATTTGTTCGTCCTGGAAAGAAAGTGAAAGATGAACATGCTGTTCAGATAACATCATTTAAGAACAAGCTAACTAATACAGAGACTGAGTTACTTCTCAAGTATTTCCATCCTTGTGAAGACGCATGGAAGCCGTCCCTTATTGCCTTTCCTCACTTCCAGACATTTCCCTCGAGAACCCATGGAGTAAGGCATTCAAGTAGAACAATGATTCTAATTGACACAATGCAACACTTGCAAGGACTGTATTTTTCTAGGGATTCTGAAGCTTTCTCTGTTCAG GAGAAACCATGCATTAGAGAACTATTTGAAGCAAGTCAGATTGGAAAATGTTATGGCGGCAAAAGAG GTTCAATTAATGAAGTCAGCGCACCAAAAACTGAATTAGAAGGGCCAATAGTTTATCCTGAAGTCTCAGCACCTCCAAATCCTACAGAAAATAATTGTAGTTCTGTTTACTGTTCTCTGAAGCATCCTTCGAACATTGGCTCAGGTTTTGTATCTGTTGATGCTATGGGAGAGGACCAAATATCACGTTTCCCCGTGTTctcttcaaaagaaatattgCATTCCAATTCTGTTGATGCATGCAGTAAAATATTGTTGAGTTCTCCTGAGCTAGGTTCTTGGCGTGTAAGAACTGCTCAGGACTTGATCGTGCGGTCTGAAGCTGTCGATGAACCCACAACTTCTCAAACTAAATTCTTACAGAATGAGGTTCTGCCAAGCCCTGAAACTGATGATGCAACCGTCTTGGAAGACAAAGCAGTGAACCAGATTGAGAAAATTCATCAAAGCACTGTCTTGAAGAgaactttttttaatgaagGAGATAATACCGATGAAAAGCCTGTTGTTTTAGAAATTGAGCCACAATTCCCCCCGGCTGATGAATGCAGTATAGTTGAGACACAGCTTAGTCCCCGTCTCACTAATCTAATCGAAAGTGGTTTTGTTCCAGACTCACCAATTGATGAGTGTG GATACTCTAGACAAAGGATATGTGAATCCGCAATATCACAGTTTATCTTGCCTGTCCAAGTGGATGGTGAACAGCTTTTAAAATCCTCAAGTCCTGGgataaacaaaagaattaattGCAATGAGGGCTCCCATGCTGGAAATGACGTTTTTCTCGCTAGTGGTGAAGATCGACCTTCTGTACTCGAGGATAATGATAGCGTGGGTGTAAAATCACATGGCTTTACTTCTCCTGTGGCTGAAGAAACACAAACTCCCTTTGCCATTATTGCAAGCAGTTGTGATAATGAAGATTGGAATTTAGTTTCTGGAGAAAAGTCCAGCAGTGTACAGAAGCCCCGCAAATTCAAAAGACTGCGAAAGGTTGGAGACgtggagaaaaatgagaaCACCGAAAGCGCGGAGAAAACTTCAGTTTCTCCACTGGCAAATATGGTCGGAACTTTTTCTAGCTCCagacacataaaaaaaaagaaacgggatg GtgaaagaagatttgaggACAATGTTAGAGCATATATCGAGGAGGAAGCTGA GGTTTCCTCTGATGCTACCATATCTggggatgaagaagatgataagattAAGAGCTCGTTCGATAGTTTCATAGATGATAGGGTTAGTGCTAGTGCCACGAGTACTCAGGATGAAACAGGTGGACATGATATGATGGCAATTTACAG ACGTTCGTTGCTAAGTCAATCACCATTCGGGAGGCTGACTTCACCCCTCGCGACCAGAGTAATTGAAAGTGAAACTTCTCCTGACAAGACATTGAATGTTTTTCAGACAACTCTAACAGGAAATATCAATCAGTCTCATACAATGCATTCAGAACATGTCAAAATGAAGCGTAGCCCAGAAGTTGTAATTTCTACAACTGGTGGCTGCCCAAGCGCGACAGAAGTGGAAAGCAGGAATAGAAATTTGACATTTTGTGCATCGGAATCGGTTCCTAAACTTAATTTGGATAGACAATTTGAGTTGGTGGTGGCAGGAAGAGAATCAATAAGTGATGTGGATGATGAATTTTATGAAGGTCTTGATCTTGATGCAGTCGAGGCCCAGGCTAAATTGCTCCTTGAAAAGAAAGTTGAGCTGCCTCAGATGATGGTTACCCAGCCGCACAAGAATTTGGATCTCCACACTTCTCCATCTTTTGATCTTGGGATATGA